The Peromyscus maniculatus bairdii isolate BWxNUB_F1_BW_parent chromosome 3, HU_Pman_BW_mat_3.1, whole genome shotgun sequence genome segment GGAAGTTGGTTTTCCAGAAAGTTGTAATCATGTCTTCTGTATGACCTGTATTCTTAAATGGGCAGAGGAGGGCTATCTATAGGCAGCCTATGTGATTGAGGATAGAGCAGCATCAGGAAGCAAGAAATATGAGAAACCAACAATCCTGAATTCCCAAATAAGGAAGGCTTCctgttcttacatttaaatatggGTTTGTCTGAGCTGGGAATTTACAACGCTTCAGAATACTAGGATAGTGGCTTCTTGTCCAATTGACCAGAAACCTTTTCAGGCTGTTTTTGAACTCAGTGTATTTGAAGATTGTGCTAAGATTCAAGTAAAAAGACAattgagagaaataaaagacaaagaaaacgaAAGGTCTTTTAAGAAACAACTCTTTTATCATGGAAGTTccaaaagcaataaaagaaaaagaaacaccatTGGAGAAGATGTAGTATGTGAAAGATTTCATGATTTGAAGGTGTTGAATAGAAtcttttcaaacaataaaatggaTGAGAAGAAAAACACTACAGTAAAGACAAATAAGGTTCGAAGATCAAATCAATCTACAGATCCTTGTATCGGACATTGCGTGTCCAGTTTGTTTTCATGCGGCAGCCATCATGTGGGACCTCAAATCTATAGAGCTTACTGTACAGAATCTGTAGAAGTCAGTGAAATCAGGGCATTGATTAGGCAAAAACGACAGGAATTGGAGTTGTCCTGGTTTCCTAATACATTACCTGGAATTGGAAGAGTTGGTTTTGTACCTTGGAGTCCTGAGACAGAAGTCCTTCCCTTGATTGCCTCTGTGTTGCCAAGGACTATTTTCTCAGCAAGTACCATGTCATTAGAAAATTTTGGTACTTCTCATAAGGGATGTGCATTAGCACACacccaaggaggaggagaaaagaaacaaacttcgGGCACATCCAGTACCAGAGGATCAAGACGAAAACCTGCAACATCTGTTCCTACAAGGAGGTCCACACGAAACACAAGAGCAGAGACAGTCAGCCAGCCCCAGAAGTCCCCAGTGTCAAATAACTCTGAGTGGGATGCCCCGGGGAACAGTAATTCCTCTGTAAGTCTTTCCCCTCCAGCTGAGTCAGGAACGCAAACAAGACAGGCTCCACAACGGAAGGCCgtaaggagaggaagaaagccaCCTCCACTGAAAAAGAGACTTCGGAAGTCTGTCCCTCCCCCTGAAAAAACAGCATCTAGTGATTCCGTAGAGGAAGAAACAGTGGACTCTGACACACCGCCCATGGTGGAGAAAGAGCAGCAATCAGGAGTAGAAAGTAGTAGCATTTCTTCTGTTCTGACAGATGGGGAAAATCATTTGGTTAATTGCTTGAAAAGCTGCagtgaagaaacaagaaaatgaacaaaccaCGAATCATGAGCTAGAGGATGAAGTAGAATTTTTATGTTCTGAATCTTGCAGTCAGGATCCTCCTGTGCTTGTTGGAGAGGATACAGGTGTAGAGGCTAAGGAGTTGTGTGTAGACCATGAGATTGCTACAGATACTCCTGTAAAAGGAAGTGATCCGATAGAACATCAAGAGCAGGCGCCTGGAAGTTCAGAGTCAGAGGTCCTGGCACCTGTGTGTACAGAGAGTCCTCCTGATGGTGTTTGTACGTGTCCAGCCTCTGACATTGAAGGACCTCAGCCAGTGTCCAGTCCTCTGGGTGAAGTATCTGAAAATTCAGAGTCAGTGGTTAATGATGAAAAAATAGAGGAGAGTCTTGTAGTAGAAAGCAACGATTTGAAAGATCCTTCAGTAAACATAGAAGCATCTGTAGAGAGCCCCAAATTGGAATCTTCTGAGAGTGAAATTGCACACACACTGGACAGACACTGTGTTGCCAGCTCAGACACCGAATTGCCTGAGCATGTTCAAactgaaaatacagaaataattcCAATACGTGACAGTTCAGAAAATGAAAGTTCCGATGCTAGTCAAGATTGTGAAGATAATTTATTGAAGCATAATCTTGATGACACCCAATTGGACAAATCTttagaggaaaagacagaaattCTGATTGAACATCCCCTACCTATAGAGTTACCTAACACAGAAGTTGAACAGAGTGAGAAACATTTTAGTGAAGATAATAATGAAACAGTACCTATGGAGTGCGATTCATTTTGTAGTGACCAGAATGAGTCTGAAATGGAATCAACTGTAAATACTGATTCTAAACAATTGAATGAAAATTCTTTGACCCCCAGTTCTGAAAATAAGCTGTCTTCTGATCCTACAATTGAGAAGGTTGAAACCGTAGCTCAACCACCTGAAAGCCTAGTGGATACAGCCCCAAAGCCTCGTACTCTAGATTTCATTCTCCATCTACAACTTGGTCTCCTAACAAAGACACTGCACAAGAAAAGAGGCGGGCTCAGTCTCCATCTCCAAAAAGAGAGACTGCAGTAGAATGCAAGACTTCTCAGTCACCATCACCCAAGAGAGAGTCTGCCAGAGGACGGAGAAAATCTCGTTCTCTCTCACCAAAAAAGGACGTGACAAGAGAGCGGGGGCAGTCTCggtctccaaagagagagagTGCTCAGGAAGCCAAAAGATTGGAGTCAGTGTCCCCGAGAAGAGATGCTCCTAGAGAGAACCAGAGATCCCAATCCAGAGCAAAAGATTCTtcctcaagagaaaaatctaggtcccggagcagagaaagagaaagtgatagAGATGGGCAGAGGAGAGATCGAGATAGTGAGAGGAGAGCCAGAAGATGGTCAAGGTCCAGATCTCGCTCTCGATCACCATCAAGATTGAGAACAAAAAGTAAGAGTTCATCAtttggaagaaatgaaagagacagTTACTCTCCTCGGTGGAAGGAAAGATGGACAAATGATGGTTGGAGGTGTCCTCGAGGAAATGACCGCTACCGAAGGAATgactcagagaaacagaatgaaaatacaagaaaagaaaaaaatgacatcattgcAGATGCTAATGATCCAAATTCCACAGATAAGCATAGAAATGACTGTCCCAGTTGAGTAACGGAAAAAATAAACTCTGGGCCAGATCCAAGGACCAGAAATCCTGAAAAGTTAAAAGATTCCCACTGGGAAGAAAATAGGAACGAAAATTCAGGGAATTCTTGGAGTAAAAACTTTGGCCCAGGCTGGATGTCCAGCCGTGGTCGAGGTGGCCGAGGGAAAGGTAATTACAGAGGTAATTTTGCCTACAGTGACCAGAACGAGAACAGGTGGTAAAGCCGTACACCCCTCTCAGGGAGTGACTCCTTCAAGTCTGTGGAGCAGCAGCCATCTAAGCGGAAAAGTGAGCAAGATGTCTCTTTTGGTACGCCTGCAGACAGGTCGGGGTGGACATCCGCGTCCAGTTGGGTAGTAAGAAAGACTCTGCCAGCCGATGTACAGAACTATTACTCTCGGCGTGGGAGGAATTCTGCAGGTCCACAGTCTGGGTGGATGAGACAAGAGGAGGAAACACCTGAACTGGATTCTAACTTAAAAGACCAAACAAACCAAGTTGATGGTTCTCAGCTACCTGTAAATATGATGCAGCCACACATGAACGTAATTCCACCCCCAATGAATGCACAGCATCAGCCTATGAATATCTTCCCATACCCAGTGGGTGTTCGTGCCCCTTTAATGAATATGCAGTGTAACCCATTCACCATGCACCCTCAGCTGCCCCTGCATCTCCACACAGGAGTGCCTCTCATGCAGGTAGCTGCCCCTGCAAGTGTACCTCAGggaccgccaccaccaccccctcctccaccatCCCAGCAGGTCAGCTATGTGGCTTCACAACCAGATGGAAAACAAGTGCAGGGCCTTCCCAGTGCTTCTCATGTAAGTAATAACATGGCTACACAAGTCTTGCCTGCTCCATCAGCAGCCCCAGGAAACACAGGATCAGTTCAGGGACCAAGTTCTGGTAATACTTCGTCATCAAGTCATGTCCAAGCCTCTAATGCTGCTGTAAAAttggcagaaagcaaaaaattGCAAATTCAAGAGAAAGCGGCACAGGAGGTGAAATTGGCTATTAAGCCGTTTTACCAAAATAAAGACATCACCAAGGAAGAGTACAAGGAGATCGTGTGGAAAGCCGTGGACAAAGTTTGCCATAGTAAGAGTGGAGAAGTCAATTCTACTAAAGTGGCAAATCTGGTTAAAGCCTATGTAGACAAGTACAAATACTCACGGAAGGGGAGCCAGAAGAAAGCTCTGGAAGAACCCATGTCTACTGAGAAAAACATAGGCTGACATGGGGAGCGCTGTAAAGGACACTGTCGATATCTGCCAAGTGCAATTCAACGTGTACGCAACTGTGATCGAAATCTGgttttgataaaattattttttttattgtaggaTATAATGTTTTGTTCTAAATATAACTGTGCACTGCAACTTCTATATCTAACCCCCAACCCCAATAAAACAAATTCAAGGGAAAATCAAGGGTGTAATGGAATGTGCGTTTTTATCAGGAATGTGTTCTAATGTGGATACTGAAAGATGTACAGCTTTTTAAGTGGAGTACGTGAATCAGAAACTTGTAGAGGCGCTGGTTTGGGAAgacatatctatatatctatgtataataCATTTATTCTGtcaagctgaaaaaaaaagaatgatgacttcaaaattgtgacaatacacaagatatttataacagaggtaggaatatatagtgcaatatgcagtatgacaataatcttaaatatatatcaatatacagaatatcctaaacaaaagtagaacatatataaagtttgacagatataaatttctatttgtatcaatatacaattatttcaaataagagtagaaatatatgtacattataacaaatatagttctgtatttgtatcaatatacaaattatcttaaacagaaatataaaaatagtttacatttgggtcaacatataagaatccataacagtgcaaattacagtgcaaattatctaaggctgctattttactaaatttgtttactagtatatacaataatctaccataatatcttatacttatacattccatttcttcttttcccttttttttagaatactgagtctaatattttcttccacccccaaccctataaccatcattcataaccctgagaattatgaaaacTAAGAGAGAAAGGGCGTTGTTTTCTTTGAATCGCTTACTGCTCTTTAGGGgatgatgttatctctgttgggtactgtgagaaaatgcagatagttaaatctcagttagactaactgtaggttctgcagcaagtcttagagtaatgggtaagattgtctgaaattctgtcAAGAAGCATAGTATGATAATGAttatcattctggattgggtagactTGTTGTTGTTggagccccatcttccttctggagacttcagaattTGCTactggaaaaacttatttgttatcaaaatggaaagtttggatttaaagaggacataacacGTAAgcaaggattctgagaaatcaaaagTAAGCATGGAGataattagaatcttgaagacaatggtccctttttcttggtttccttctgtcccacaccagagggctcttctgatatgggactgaagaatctctcaaccttttcttttagcagtatgcttgggtttagagaaggagtgagccaattccatctccaaagccagcttggcttatagttgaattggaaccacaacttttttAGATTGATacagatgttagacagtgagattttaccctgtaTAGATTGTTAACaacagattctttctttctgctataAACATCTgggtatccaaggccttatgatttctggaagatgggtatttccattattctggaaagacaaaaacagaaccctaacCCAATCTTTGATTATTAactttttcttacaacttgtagagatgtcacattggcgGATGACCTTTTACtcctcctcatcaaggggtttttccagttcgaatcgaatttttgttaattttgttggtatccatagcttttcttctcctgcagaaacaaaagcaaaaccccttcctcAATGTAGAACACAtacaggtttccattctgaggtcagcacatccttgataaatggttggtttagctcaggagttttgtctgtcgtcgaATGTCTCTCCACagatgttcctttctcatcagcattgagaaaattcaaggttaataaagcactatgcaatctatttctaggagtcattgttacctgttgctgtttatttagcataacctttaaagttcgattggatctttctatgactgtttggcctgtgggattgtgtggtatacctgtaacatgctttaaaTTGTAATAaacaaagaactgtctcattttattggagacatatgctggggcattgtcagtcttaatttgtacaggtattcccatgatggccataacttctaataggtgtatAATCACAGAATTAGCCTTtgcagaactcataggagttgcccattgaaatcctgagtaGATGTCagtggtatgatgtacatactttaatcttccaaaatctgcaaaatgaaacacatccatctgccaaatttcatttctttgtataccttttggattactccctgcaggtaatggagtttggttatagatggaacaagtaggacatttttttcacaatatccttagcctgttgccaagtgatggagaaatccttcttcaaacctttgctatttacatggtatttcttatgaaattctgaggcttctagcacattacctattagttactgatcaatctcatcattaccttgtgctagaggtcctggcagacttgtatgggatctgatatgtgttatatatataggatgttccctttttctgatgatttcctgcaattgtatgaataatgaagttaattctgtattatcaggaataaattcagcagtttcaatatgtaaaacaactctctctgcatattgagagtcagtgactatattgagggctTCTGTGAattccatcagta includes the following:
- the LOC143272544 gene encoding LOW QUALITY PROTEIN: protein SCAF11-like (The sequence of the model RefSeq protein was modified relative to this genomic sequence to represent the inferred CDS: inserted 3 bases in 2 codons; substituted 3 bases at 3 genomic stop codons), with product MKKKSVYNXNVGDQECEDMEGEENRNNAGTSGLLYSETDRCPICLSCLLGKEVGFPESCNHVFCMTCILKWAEEVASCPIDQKPFQAVFELSVFEDCAKIQVKRQLREIKDKENERSFKKQLFYHGSSKSNKRKRNTIGEDVVCERFHDLKVLNRIFSNNKMDEKKNTTVKTNKVRRSNQSTDPCIGHCVSSLFSCGSHHVGPQIYRAYCTESVEVSEIRALIRQKRQELELSWFPNTLPGIGRVGFVPWSPETEVLPLIASVLPRTIFSASTMSLENFGTSHKGCALAHTQGGGEKKQTSGTSSTRGSRRKPATSVPTRRSTRNTRAETVSQPQKSPVSNNSEWDAPGNSNSSVSLSPPAESGTQTRQAPQRKAVRRGRKPPPLKKRLRKSVPPPEKTASSDSVEEETVDSDTPPMVEKEQQSGVESSSISSVLTDGENHLVNCLKSCSEEXQENEQTTNHELEDEVEFLCSESCSQDPPVLVGEDTGVEAKELCVDHEIATDTPVKGSDPIEHQEQAPGSSESEVLAPVCTESPPDGVCTCPASDIEGPQPVSSPLGEVSENSESVVNDEKIEESLVVESNDLKDPSVNIEASVESPKLESSESEIAHTLDRHCVASSDTELPEHVQTENTEIIPIRDSSENESSDASQDCEDNLLKHNLDDTQLDKSLEEKTEILIEHPLPIELPNTEVEQSEKHFSEDNNETVPMECDSFCSDQNESEMESTVNTDSKQLNENSLTPSSENKLSSDPTIEKVETVAQPPESLVDTAPKPRTXRFHSPSTTWSPNKDTAQEKRRAQSPSPKRETAVECKTSQSPSPKRESARGRRKSRSLSPKKDVTRERGQSRSPKRESAQEAKRLESVSPRRDAPRENQRSQSRAKDSSSREKSRSRSRERESDRDGQRRDRDSERRARRWSRSRSRSRSPSRLRTKSKSSSFGRNERDSYSPRWKERWTNDGWRCPRGNDRYRRNDSEKQNENTRKEKNDIIADANDPNSTDKHRNDCPSXVTEKINSGPDPRTRNPEKLKDSHWEENRNENSGNSWSKNFGPGWMSSRGRGGRGKGNYRGNFAYSDQNENRWXSRTPLSGSDSFKSVEQQPSKRKSEQDVSFGTPADRSGWTSASSWVVRKTLPADVQNYYSRRGRNSAGPQSGWMRQEEETPELDSNLKDQTNQVDGSQLPVNMMQPHMNVIPPPMNAQHQPMNIFPYPVGVRAPLMNMQCNPFTMHPQLPLHLHTGVPLMQVAAPASVPQGPPPPPPPPPSQQVSYVASQPDGKQVQGLPSASHVSNNMATQVLPAPSAAPGNTGSVQGPSSGNTSSSSHVQASNAAVKLAESKKLQIQEKAAQEVKLAIKPFYQNKDITKEEYKEIVWKAVDKVCHSKSGEVNSTKVANLVKAYVDKYKYSRKGSQKKALEEPMSTEKNIG